A section of the Agrobacterium tumefaciens genome encodes:
- a CDS encoding exopolysaccharide biosynthesis protein: MMNEFAFSDTSEKLSTTLEKLIGKLKGQTITLRELMEAIGEQGLLLICAIASLPFLIPVSIPGVSTVFGAAIILVSLAITLNRLPWLPKKILDRQMETAKLIPALQKGVSIVSKLDGFIRPRLPALTTGAIANRINGLALMTAGVLLMMPLGFIPFSNTLPGVAILLFSAGMIQRDGVTVLGGYLFLGLTTVYFAALAYAAFWAGQGLSSSIGA, encoded by the coding sequence ATGATGAACGAATTCGCATTCTCTGACACGTCTGAAAAGCTCAGCACGACGCTGGAAAAACTGATCGGAAAACTGAAGGGTCAGACGATCACGTTGCGCGAGCTGATGGAAGCGATCGGCGAACAGGGGCTGCTGCTGATCTGCGCCATCGCGTCCCTGCCCTTTCTTATTCCGGTTTCGATTCCCGGCGTCAGCACTGTGTTTGGCGCAGCGATCATCCTCGTCAGCCTCGCAATCACACTGAACCGCCTTCCATGGCTGCCGAAAAAGATTCTCGACCGGCAGATGGAAACCGCAAAACTTATCCCCGCCCTGCAGAAGGGCGTCAGCATCGTTTCCAAGCTCGATGGCTTCATCCGACCGCGCCTTCCGGCGCTGACGACAGGTGCGATCGCCAACAGGATCAACGGCCTTGCGCTGATGACCGCTGGTGTCCTGCTGATGATGCCACTCGGCTTCATTCCGTTCTCCAACACCCTGCCGGGCGTTGCGATCCTGCTCTTTTCGGCCGGGATGATTCAAAGGGATGGTGTCACGGTGCTTGGCGGTTACCTTTTTCTCGGCTTGACCACCGTTTACTTCGCAGCCCTCGCCTATGCCGCGTTCTGGGCCGGCCAGGGCCTCAGCAGCTCCATCGGCGCATGA
- a CDS encoding FkbM family methyltransferase codes for MLSFWRKKIENAATSQPQPEPSVAQPAPVSKQFGLAELVSHDARGASIEIAGLKVPLDLRNRHERNYFARHFLSSPHPQADIDRFIFQKFVRPGDVALDAGCNIGITIAELLDAGASHVHAFEAVPSLYARIEAIKDPRFTGYGCALGDGDGSIPIWVSQTHNQGSTIEPRTVELFAPIFGETPISQDVPLKRLDDACPGVRFDFMKVDVEGAEAAFLRGASRTLTAHPPRAMSMELFDRFFDETKAEADKYFAKCERCFILKSDYSLYFADWSEPHNDDLYYVTSPTYVFSN; via the coding sequence ATGTTGAGTTTCTGGCGTAAGAAAATCGAAAATGCGGCGACTAGCCAACCACAGCCCGAGCCCTCGGTGGCCCAACCTGCTCCAGTCTCAAAACAGTTCGGCTTGGCTGAGCTGGTTAGCCACGATGCCCGGGGAGCCTCAATCGAAATTGCTGGCTTAAAAGTGCCATTGGACTTGAGGAACAGGCATGAGCGAAACTACTTCGCTCGCCATTTTCTGAGTTCGCCCCATCCGCAAGCCGACATTGATCGATTCATCTTTCAAAAGTTTGTCAGGCCGGGGGATGTTGCCCTTGATGCGGGTTGTAATATCGGAATAACCATCGCAGAATTACTAGATGCGGGGGCTTCGCATGTGCACGCTTTTGAGGCTGTTCCGTCCCTGTACGCAAGAATAGAAGCCATAAAGGACCCTCGGTTTACTGGTTATGGCTGCGCGCTCGGTGATGGAGATGGATCTATTCCAATCTGGGTGTCCCAAACGCATAATCAGGGAAGCACGATCGAGCCAAGAACCGTCGAACTTTTCGCGCCCATTTTTGGGGAGACGCCGATATCGCAAGATGTTCCCTTGAAAAGATTGGACGATGCCTGCCCGGGCGTCCGGTTCGATTTCATGAAGGTTGATGTTGAGGGAGCCGAAGCTGCATTTCTCCGAGGAGCTTCGAGGACATTGACGGCTCATCCGCCCCGCGCCATGTCAATGGAGCTATTCGATCGGTTCTTCGATGAAACAAAGGCGGAAGCCGATAAATATTTCGCGAAATGCGAAAGGTGCTTCATCTTGAAGTCCGATTACTCTCTGTATTTTGCTGACTGGTCTGAGCCGCACAACGACGATCTGTATTACGTCACGTCACCCACGTACGTCTTCTCAAATTAA
- a CDS encoding DUF2934 domain-containing protein, with amino-acid sequence MSHDREAAIRERARAIWEREGRPDGHHERHWSEAEREVSAAETGKTKSAVKKSAAPTEKAAAKKAPAKKSAAAKTKSPAVKSLENEQKSAAKGKNEDDLTESLEETFPASDPPALTNATNATKRASKKK; translated from the coding sequence ATGAGCCATGACCGCGAAGCCGCAATCCGTGAAAGAGCACGGGCAATCTGGGAGAGGGAAGGGCGACCCGACGGACACCATGAAAGACACTGGAGCGAAGCCGAACGTGAAGTATCAGCCGCGGAGACCGGGAAGACGAAAAGCGCTGTGAAAAAGTCGGCGGCGCCAACGGAAAAAGCCGCAGCAAAAAAGGCGCCGGCAAAAAAATCTGCAGCCGCAAAAACCAAGTCCCCGGCGGTTAAGTCACTCGAGAACGAGCAGAAATCTGCGGCCAAGGGCAAAAACGAAGATGATCTGACCGAGAGCCTCGAAGAGACGTTTCCCGCGAGTGACCCGCCCGCGCTTACCAATGCGACCAACGCAACGAAACGGGCATCGAAGAAGAAGTGA
- a CDS encoding TIGR02594 family protein has translation MRVSALILSVALSFTVVASASAGMLNQAEKYTGLHESKNNKSLKNILGANPRSTPWCGLFLHAVASKAGRQSPKSYGFAKSWTSFGYAVPVNQAKPGDVVVIRNGRGYHAGILKSMSGKTAQILGGNQSGRVQVSNFNRKAIVSVRR, from the coding sequence TTGAGAGTATCCGCGTTAATTCTATCCGTTGCCTTGTCTTTTACAGTCGTGGCATCGGCCTCTGCTGGCATGCTGAACCAGGCAGAAAAATACACCGGACTGCATGAGTCCAAGAACAATAAGAGCCTCAAGAATATTCTGGGCGCAAATCCGCGCAGCACCCCATGGTGCGGACTTTTCCTTCATGCTGTCGCCAGCAAGGCCGGGCGGCAGTCTCCCAAGTCCTACGGATTCGCCAAATCATGGACATCCTTCGGTTATGCCGTTCCGGTCAATCAGGCGAAGCCTGGTGATGTCGTGGTCATCCGCAATGGCCGTGGCTACCACGCTGGAATTCTCAAGAGCATGAGCGGCAAGACCGCCCAGATCCTCGGCGGTAATCAGTCCGGCCGCGTGCAGGTATCGAACTTCAATCGCAAGGCGATCGTCTCAGTCCGCCGATAG
- a CDS encoding methylated-DNA--[protein]-cysteine S-methyltransferase, whose translation MTIHCGYIVFPTALGHCGLAWTERGIARLQLPGSNADETEKRLQARLTSASIAVPEPHTRDVIGMITRYFTGDEVDFRPIELDLSGQERFFLDVYEVARQIGWGDTTTYGGIAKTLGCGMERARDVGQAMAKNPVPLIIPCHRVLAAGGRLGGFSAPGGTASKLRMLDLEKGGRSRRDQAQGNLF comes from the coding sequence ATGACCATTCATTGCGGATATATTGTTTTCCCAACTGCGCTTGGCCACTGCGGACTTGCGTGGACGGAACGTGGTATCGCGCGGCTGCAATTGCCCGGATCAAATGCTGATGAAACGGAAAAACGCCTGCAGGCACGTCTGACGTCTGCCTCAATTGCCGTCCCGGAACCGCATACGCGCGACGTGATCGGAATGATTACGCGTTATTTCACCGGCGATGAGGTCGATTTCAGACCGATCGAACTTGATCTGTCCGGACAGGAGCGGTTCTTCCTCGATGTTTACGAGGTCGCGCGGCAGATTGGCTGGGGCGATACGACGACCTATGGCGGCATCGCGAAGACGCTTGGGTGCGGCATGGAAAGAGCGCGCGACGTCGGTCAGGCCATGGCGAAAAATCCGGTGCCGCTGATCATCCCCTGTCATCGGGTTCTCGCCGCCGGCGGCAGGCTTGGTGGCTTTTCCGCACCGGGAGGAACCGCTAGCAAATTGCGGATGCTCGATCTCGAAAAAGGCGGCCGTAGCCGCAGGGATCAGGCGCAGGGGAACCTGTTTTGA
- a CDS encoding DUF982 domain-containing protein, giving the protein MLLNDVKWEKPVTISLENGAPRIFNGVYEAFDFLQHEWPQRGDKTHEQALRLCRASLMGDVAGEIARTAFIAASRQARCLVEEQAKIAS; this is encoded by the coding sequence ATGTTGCTGAACGACGTTAAGTGGGAAAAGCCTGTCACGATCTCTCTTGAAAATGGCGCCCCCCGCATTTTCAATGGCGTTTACGAAGCCTTCGATTTTCTTCAGCACGAATGGCCTCAACGCGGTGACAAGACACATGAACAAGCGCTTCGCCTGTGCCGTGCCTCACTGATGGGCGACGTGGCAGGAGAAATCGCGCGCACCGCTTTTATCGCCGCCAGCAGACAGGCGCGATGCCTCGTCGAAGAGCAGGCGAAAATCGCCTCCTGA
- a CDS encoding cryptochrome/photolyase family protein, with product MSSKTAAAIIWFRKDLRLSDNLAVLAALEHGGPVIPLYIHEKTGGALGGAQEWWLHHSLTELSGALEKKGSHLLLASGKAETVLRELISTTGADAVFWNRRYDPDGIAEDKALKQKLREEGLTVRSFSGHLLHEPSRLKTKSGGPYRVYTPFWRAIEGGDEPHAPADAPKSLKAPKTWPKSETLSDWKLLPTKPDWAKHFGDVWTPGEKAARKKLDDFVDGALKGYEEGRDFPAKDATSLLSPHLALGEISPATVWHATKGLSRHIASNDISRFRKEIVWREFCYHLLFHFPELDEKNWNDSFDAFAWRDDETSFKAWTRGMTGYPIVDAGMRQLWKHGVMHNRVRMIVASFLIKHLLIDWRKGEKWFRDTLVDADPASNAANWQWVAGSGADASPFFRVFNPILQGEKFDGDGEYVRRFVPELEKLESKYIHKPFEAPKEVLKKAGVELGKTYPLPIVDHSEGRERALAAYSRIKKDA from the coding sequence ATGTCAAGCAAAACCGCCGCCGCTATCATCTGGTTCCGCAAGGATCTGCGCCTTTCCGACAATCTTGCCGTCCTTGCCGCATTAGAGCACGGCGGGCCCGTCATCCCACTGTATATCCACGAAAAAACAGGTGGAGCACTCGGCGGTGCGCAGGAATGGTGGCTGCATCATTCGCTGACGGAACTGAGCGGCGCACTCGAGAAAAAGGGCAGCCACCTCCTTCTCGCCAGCGGCAAAGCGGAGACGGTGCTTCGCGAATTGATATCAACGACCGGCGCTGATGCCGTCTTCTGGAACAGACGATATGATCCGGATGGGATCGCCGAGGATAAGGCGCTCAAGCAGAAGCTGCGGGAAGAAGGGCTGACAGTCCGTAGTTTTTCCGGCCACCTTCTGCATGAGCCTTCCCGGCTGAAGACAAAGTCCGGCGGGCCTTACCGCGTCTACACACCCTTCTGGCGCGCGATCGAGGGCGGGGATGAGCCGCACGCGCCGGCGGATGCGCCGAAGAGCCTGAAAGCGCCCAAGACATGGCCAAAATCGGAGACGCTTTCCGACTGGAAGCTTCTGCCGACCAAACCAGACTGGGCAAAACATTTCGGCGACGTCTGGACACCTGGGGAGAAGGCGGCGCGGAAAAAACTCGATGATTTCGTCGATGGCGCGTTGAAGGGTTATGAAGAAGGCAGGGACTTCCCGGCAAAGGATGCCACGTCGCTGCTCTCACCGCATCTGGCGCTTGGGGAAATTTCCCCTGCCACGGTCTGGCATGCCACGAAAGGGCTTTCCCGCCACATCGCGTCGAACGATATCAGCCGTTTCCGCAAGGAAATCGTCTGGCGGGAATTTTGCTATCATCTGCTGTTCCATTTCCCAGAGCTCGACGAAAAGAACTGGAATGACAGTTTCGACGCTTTCGCCTGGCGCGATGATGAAACGTCCTTTAAAGCCTGGACGCGCGGCATGACCGGCTACCCGATCGTGGATGCCGGCATGCGGCAACTGTGGAAGCACGGCGTGATGCACAATCGCGTACGGATGATCGTGGCGTCCTTTCTCATCAAGCATCTGTTGATCGACTGGCGGAAAGGCGAAAAGTGGTTTCGCGATACGCTGGTTGATGCCGACCCCGCCTCCAACGCCGCGAACTGGCAATGGGTGGCCGGCTCGGGCGCGGACGCATCACCGTTCTTCCGTGTCTTCAATCCCATCCTCCAAGGCGAAAAATTCGATGGCGACGGAGAGTATGTCCGCCGCTTCGTGCCAGAGCTCGAAAAGCTCGAGTCGAAATATATCCATAAGCCGTTCGAGGCGCCAAAAGAGGTGCTTAAGAAAGCAGGCGTTGAACTTGGCAAGACCTATCCGCTGCCGATTGTCGACCAC